Genomic DNA from Bacteroidota bacterium:
ACCGGATATGGATTTTTTCAGGAAAGAAAAAAAAATCTTTGCCGCTGTGAAAAGATTTATTTCGTCAGATGATTGGCTCACAGAGGGCAAACTTACTATTTTTTATTCAAGTTACTTTAATAGTAAATTTGTTTCGCAAATTCTACGGGTTTTTCTTCAGGATTATTTTTAATATGCTAAGAACGGAATCATACAGGAAAGGAATTATTTATTCTTCAATAGGTAATTTTATTTCCAAATTTTTATTTTTCTTACAGGGAATTATGGTTGCTTATTATTTTGGAGCTCAATCAAAAACCGATGTATATTTCTATTCTATTTCGTTCATCACTCTAATTGCCTATTTTATAAATACACTTGATTCTTCTGTGCTTATTCCCGAATCCATGCGCCTTTCGGAACAAAAGGGGAAAAATGAGTCAATGAAATTCCTGAATTTATTTTTTTATTTCTATCTTTTATTAGGAACATTGTTAAGTGTAGTTTTTTTTCTTGAGCCGGTAAAAATATTTTTACTTCTGTCAAAATTTGATTTAACTGTTTTAACACAAAACAACCAAATGCTTCTTTTTTCCATACCGCTTCTCACGTTAATTATTCTTACCGGATTTTTAGGAAACATCATGGCGTCTTATAAATATTTTACTGTGCCCACAATAGTTTCCTCTGTAAATAATATTTTTGCAATACTTTTTCTACTTTTGTTTCACAATTTATTTAACGTAACAAGTTTATACATCGGCCTGTTGATTTCCTACTCTCTCAATCTCTTTTTGCTGATTTACCTGATGAGAAAAAAACTTCAATGGAGTTTTTCTTTTAAGCTCCAAAAACTTGAGAAAAGAATTATTAATAATATTTTCTTTGCGCAAGGTGGAAATGCTTTGTCTTTGTTGTCAAGCATACTTCCCATTTATGCTTTGAGCGGATTTGGTGCTGGAGTTATTGCTTCAGTAAACTTTGGACAAAAAACTGCAGAAGCGCCCAACCAGGGAACGGTTCAATTTTCATCAGTACTTGGAATAAAATTTAATGAACTTTATGCAAAGCACGACTACGATTCTTTAAATAAAATATTTCTTTCCTCTGTTAAATTTCTTTTGTTCGTTTGCACGCCCTTCAGCGCAATTATGTTTTTATTCAGCGATGAAATTATTTCGCTTCTTTTTCGTCATGGCGCTTTCAGCGCAGAATCTGCGGAATTGTCGTCAAAAGTCTTTAAACTGTTTGGATTTTTATTGCCATTATACGGAGTTAATACTGTGGTTGCCCGATTATTTATGGCAGGGCAAAAATTAAAAGAGGCATTTTACAACCAACTCCTGCTAAATTTACTTATCATCATCCTAACAATTATTGGAATAAAATATTTTGGAGTGGCCGGTTTTCCGTTTGCATTTCTTGCAGTGTATACATTCAGTATTCTTTCTTATTACGCGTGGATGAATTTTGTTTTTCCTTTCATTAGATACATAGAAATATTTGCTTATATAGTAGAACTTATTGTTCTAAATGGGTTAATCGGGTGGTTTATTTATTGGCTAAAAAATTTATTTTTTATTTCTTCTTTATTAAATTTAATTAGTGGCGTAAGTATATATTTTATATTGCTGCTTTTGATAAATTATTTTTTAAAAGTAAATGATGATATTGCAAAATACACTATAAAATTTTTAAGAAAAAAAATCAGACATGAGAGCAAGTGAAGAGATTCAACAAGGAAAAAGGTTTTCATTTGGAAAAAACTGGTCAGAATTTTTACAAATAGTTAATGAGGAACGAGTAAATGAGTCCTTATCATCGCTTCAAAAATTATTAATGCTTGAAAATTTAAAAGATAAAACATTTTTAGATGTTGGCTCTGGTAATGGATTATTTAGTTTAGCTGCTAAAAAACTTGGTTCTTCTTTTATCCATTCATTTGATTATGATGAATTATCTGTTCAATGTACATTGGAAATGAAAAAAAAAAAATTTCCTGAAGATTTAAATTGGAAAATAGAATTAGGTTCTGTACTAGATACTAATTATTTAAAAACAATTCCACAGTTTGATATTGTTTACTCTTGGGGTGTATTGCATCATACTGGAAATATGAAATTGTCATTTGAAAATATTTTAAGCAAAGTAAAGAAAGGCGGTCTTCTTTGCATTGCAATTTATAATGACCAAGGAATTATTTCCCGGTTTTGGAAACTTATAAAGCGAACTTACTGTTCAGGATTCTTGGGAAGAACATTTGTGCTTTCAGTATTTATCCCCT
This window encodes:
- a CDS encoding methyltransferase domain-containing protein, producing the protein MRASEEIQQGKRFSFGKNWSEFLQIVNEERVNESLSSLQKLLMLENLKDKTFLDVGSGNGLFSLAAKKLGSSFIHSFDYDELSVQCTLEMKKKKFPEDLNWKIELGSVLDTNYLKTIPQFDIVYSWGVLHHTGNMKLSFENILSKVKKGGLLCIAIYNDQGIISRFWKLIKRTYCSGFLGRTFVLSVFIPYYTIKFSVIGLLKYGNPIKYFNVYKKNRGMSVYHDWIDWLGGLPFEVAKPETLKKYFEEKGFITTNMIITKGLGCNQFVFKRVL